The genomic window GTAGTTCAGCAACCGCTTCGATTTCGCAGGGTTTCCAGGGTAGGGAATGGCCCTGTACCGTTTCTTGCCACAAAGCAAAGGATTTGCGTGGAGACAAGCGCTGGCTGCCGTCATCCGCGACTTCTACGGGCTTATGGGGATTGCCACCCCAGTTAACGGTTTGCATTACTTCTGGACGAAACCAAAGGATGTAATTGCGGTGAATTGGAGAAATTTCTAAAGCTAATACCCCGCTGGCAGATTCTTTGTAGGACTTGGCTGCGGGATAAACCGTCGAAAGCGATCGCGTCTGGAATAAATTATGCTGCATCTGCGGTTTAATCCAATTTAGTAGAGCAGGAAAATCCTCGCTGGCAGGGGTTTCACCAATACCCATATAGCGATCGCCACTGCACACCATTGCTCCAGTTGCACTGACTAACTTCAGTAGTTGCGAATCCATCTGTACCAGTCCGTCTAGGAAATATTCTGCTTGCGATAGAGATTCGACAAATTTTGTTTGTAAGGACTTTAATTGTATTTTGTAGTCCAAGTCAATTCTGGCTTCTTTATTTACCAACTCCAGCGACATCACCTGTCCGATAAACTCACAAGCGGTTCGTACGACGTAAGGAACATACTTGGGAGATGAATGATGACAGGCAATTAAGCCCCAAAGTTTTTGGTCTTGTACTAAAGAGATGCATAACGTAGCAGCTACGCCCATATTTTGCAAATATTCTAGATGAAGTGGCGAAACGCTCCTCAACACAGATAAACTTAAATCGAGCGGTTGTTTAGTTAGAGGATTGTTCTCAGGAATCACGGCTATAGGCTGGTAATCGACATCGGGAATGAGCCGCAGCCAGTTGAGGGTGTAGAGATGTCGAGCTTGTTTTGGGACATCGCTTGAAGGATAATGCAAGCCTAAATAAGAGGTTTCCAGGTCTGTATCTTCAGCAATAACTTTTCCCGCGCCCTCCTGATCAAATTGATAGACCATAACGCGCTCGAATCCAGTAATTCGACGCACTTCGCTGACGATCTCCTGACACATTTGCGGTAGGGTAGTAGGCTTTTGAATTTTTGAGATCGTTCCCCTAACCTGTTGATAGAAATCGAAAAAATCTACTTTCCTCTGAGTCTTTTTCGGTTCGAGTTCCAATAGTATCAACCCATCCCGCCGATGCAAAATTCCCTCAAATTGAAGTGATTTTTTTTCACCCTTAATTGAAAGATTTAGCGGATTGACATTCTCAAAGTCTCCAGCCAAGCATTGCCCAATAGTAGCGATTTGTTTGGAGTCGAATAGATCTGATAGTGGTCGTCCCAACAAGTCTTGCGGTTGATGCCCTAGCAACGCCAAGGTATTGCTGCTGACCTGAACAATTTCTAATGTTTCTAATGTGTCATGGAGAACTAGCAAAACTCCGTGGGGCTGAATCGCGCCAGGAATACTGATGGGTTCGCGATCGCAATTGGTTAAATCGACCGTTGGAACGGGTACGCTGTTTGATTCAATACTCATTCTGTTCTTTGATGGAAAATAGCGAGCGAGGAGCTAGTAACGCTTTTGCTGCTAGTCTCCTTCTAGAGGAAGACGAAATTTTTGAGCATGTACACCTAAAGGATCATAGCATATTTGTCATAACCCCTATCAAGGTAGGGCGTAGTAGTTCATGCCTCGACTGATTCAAAATAGTGACAACCTTGACAAGGGCCTTCGGGATTGACGGCACAGCGGATAATTTCTGAGCGCGCATTAAAGCGACAGTTAGCGTTCCCAATAATATAGCGATCGCCTATTTGAGTAGTTTCTTCGGGTCTTTGAGATTCTTGAACATGAAGGGTTGCTTTATCAAAGCGGTAGCCACCAACTCGGTATTGATAGAAGTGGTGACGTTCTAAAATGGCATAGGTTTTACCTGCAAAGTCTAGATAGTTGCCTGGCTGAAGACGACGATCGAGATTGAGTCTGCCAATACATTGACGAGCAGGGGTAAGAATAATTTCTGTCGGTAATAGGTTTTTCTTGCTCGGCATGAATACTGGATTTAAAGTCTGAACTGATCGCAATAGGAATATTTAACCGTTATTTTAACTAACTCATGTCAATTAACCAGCATTTTGGGGAATCATAGGCTCAATAATGCTGTCTTATGGGTTGGATATCATGGAACAATTGATTATTAAAGCTTTAAAAGCTGCTTGTGGCAATAAAAATATCAAGTTTCAAGTAATTGTTCAAGACGAGCAACTCCATATTTACGTCAATCATAGACAAGATTATCAGCTTAACTACTCGCTTTTAACCGACAACGTTACTGCTGCGATCGCATCTTTGGCTTTGGATCAGATTAACAGCTTTTGGTTATATGGTCGTCCTTTGGGTCAAGTTGAACCAAACTGGCAAGTTTTTATGGCAATACCCAGCCACGACCAAGACAAAATTGAAGATACGACTGGCAACACAGATAATTTGGAGCATCTAGAATCAGAACTCGATCTTGAAGATCTGGGCAACTTTGATTTGGCGACTAGCGGTACTACAGGAGATGCAGGATTATTAGAGCAGGATGTGAGCCAGAAAACTCAAGTTACTGATGTTGTTAGCTTTGCTGAAGCAAATAGTAATAGTAATGGTGATACTGGATTGCTACAGGATCGGGGTTTAATTCATGGTCGTCCTTTAAAAGAAGCGGAGATCAATTTTTCTGACTATTTAAACCACACTACAGAAGCTGCTAATTTAACTGCCAACAATAATTTAGCTCAATACTGCTTGATCAGTAACCAAGAGTTGCTGACAGGGGAAAAAGTTGCCCCCAGTAAAAAAGTAATGCGGTTAGTGAAATTTTTTCATTATCTAGCTAATAGCGATCGACAGCAGCTATTACCAATA from Pleurocapsa minor HA4230-MV1 includes these protein-coding regions:
- a CDS encoding GAF domain-containing protein; translation: MSIESNSVPVPTVDLTNCDREPISIPGAIQPHGVLLVLHDTLETLEIVQVSSNTLALLGHQPQDLLGRPLSDLFDSKQIATIGQCLAGDFENVNPLNLSIKGEKKSLQFEGILHRRDGLILLELEPKKTQRKVDFFDFYQQVRGTISKIQKPTTLPQMCQEIVSEVRRITGFERVMVYQFDQEGAGKVIAEDTDLETSYLGLHYPSSDVPKQARHLYTLNWLRLIPDVDYQPIAVIPENNPLTKQPLDLSLSVLRSVSPLHLEYLQNMGVAATLCISLVQDQKLWGLIACHHSSPKYVPYVVRTACEFIGQVMSLELVNKEARIDLDYKIQLKSLQTKFVESLSQAEYFLDGLVQMDSQLLKLVSATGAMVCSGDRYMGIGETPASEDFPALLNWIKPQMQHNLFQTRSLSTVYPAAKSYKESASGVLALEISPIHRNYILWFRPEVMQTVNWGGNPHKPVEVADDGSQRLSPRKSFALWQETVQGHSLPWKPCEIEAVAELRSLLVGIVLRQADELAAKNVELQRSNEELDSFAYIASHDLKEPLRGIHNYANFLLEDYVDVLAEDGVAKLQTLVRLTQRMEDLINSLLHFSRLGRAELRRRPVDLNDSVQNAIATLTISRPQNPIDFHIPQSLPIINCDRAQIDELFTNLIGNAIKYNDKPQKSIEIGFLPRNEETREDSATGVFYIRDNGIGIPQEHQEKIFQIFRRLHGRDEYGGGNGAGLTISRKIVERHGGRIWLESTPGVGSTFYFTLASEEIT